From one Chloroflexota bacterium genomic stretch:
- the rpmI gene encoding 50S ribosomal protein L35 — MPKLKTHKATSKRFKKTGTGKLVRTHIGKSHLRRRSAKRVKRGFDKTEEVATKGNQRRVSRLAPFMK, encoded by the coding sequence ATGCCTAAACTTAAGACGCACAAAGCCACATCCAAGCGATTCAAGAAGACGGGTACCGGCAAGTTGGTGCGGACGCACATCGGCAAGAGCCACCTGCGCCGCCGCTCGGCGAAGCGCGTGAAGCGCGGCTTCGACAAGACTGAGGAAGTCGCGACGAAGGGCAACCAGCGCCGCGTCAGCCGGCTCGCGCCGTTCATGAAGTAG
- a CDS encoding cysteine desulfurase, translating to MTTAFDTAAIRADFPILARAFDGLPLIYLDSAATSQKPESVIRAMDDYYRLHNANVHRGIHKLSEEATALYENARKRVAKFINAASWRELVFVKNTTEAINLVAYSWGRANIRAGDVILSTEMEHHSNIVPWQMLAAEKGARLEFVPVTDDGVLRMDTLDALLTPQVKLFTFTAMSNVLGTINPVAELVRRGHAVGAMTLVDGAQAVPHMPVDVQALDCDFLAFSGHKMCGPTGSGGLYGKRALLEAMPPFMGGGDMIRSVHLHESTWNDLPHKFEAGTPSIAEGVGLGAAVDYLTAIGMERIRQHEIDLVGYGIDRLAEVSDLTLYGPADPAIRGGTLTFNLKGVHAHDLSTLLDQDGIAIRAGHHCAQPLMERYHVAATARASLYLYNEPAEIDRLVASVRHARQVFGE from the coding sequence ATGACCACTGCTTTTGATACGGCCGCCATCCGTGCGGATTTCCCGATCCTGGCTCGCGCATTCGACGGCCTGCCGCTGATCTATCTGGACAGCGCCGCAACCTCGCAAAAGCCTGAAAGCGTCATCCGCGCGATGGACGACTACTACCGCCTGCACAATGCCAACGTGCACCGCGGCATTCACAAGCTAAGCGAGGAAGCGACGGCGCTGTACGAGAACGCGCGCAAGCGCGTGGCCAAGTTCATCAACGCGGCGTCGTGGCGCGAGCTGGTCTTCGTCAAGAACACGACCGAGGCGATCAACCTCGTCGCGTACAGCTGGGGCCGCGCCAACATCCGCGCCGGCGACGTCATCCTTTCGACCGAGATGGAACATCACTCCAATATCGTGCCCTGGCAGATGCTGGCCGCCGAGAAGGGCGCCCGGCTGGAGTTCGTGCCCGTCACCGACGACGGCGTGCTGCGTATGGACACGCTCGACGCACTGCTGACCCCGCAGGTCAAGCTGTTCACGTTTACCGCCATGTCGAACGTGCTTGGCACGATCAACCCCGTGGCTGAACTGGTGCGCCGGGGGCACGCCGTCGGCGCCATGACCCTGGTGGACGGCGCGCAGGCGGTGCCGCACATGCCGGTGGACGTGCAGGCGCTCGACTGCGACTTCCTGGCATTCAGCGGCCACAAGATGTGTGGGCCGACCGGCAGCGGCGGCCTGTACGGCAAGCGCGCGCTGCTGGAGGCGATGCCGCCATTCATGGGCGGCGGCGACATGATCCGCAGCGTGCACCTGCACGAATCGACCTGGAACGACCTGCCGCACAAGTTCGAAGCGGGCACGCCGTCGATCGCCGAGGGCGTCGGGTTGGGTGCGGCGGTCGACTACCTGACCGCCATCGGCATGGAGCGCATTCGCCAGCACGAGATCGATCTGGTTGGCTACGGCATCGACCGGCTGGCCGAGGTCAGTGATCTGACGCTTTACGGCCCCGCCGACCCGGCCATTCGCGGCGGCACGCTCACCTTCAACCTGAAGGGCGTCCACGCGCACGACCTGTCGACGCTGCTGGACCAGGACGGCATCGCCATTCGCGCCGGGCACCACTGCGCCCAGCCGCTGATGGAGCGCTACCATGTGGCCGCCACAGCGCGTGCGTCACTTTACCTGTATAATGAGCCAGCCGAGATCGACCGGCTGGTCGCCTCGGTACGGCACGCCAGACAGGTGTTCGGCGAATAG
- the rplT gene encoding 50S ribosomal protein L20 — protein sequence MTRVKGGPQARRRHNRVLKATKGQQGARHRLIRRANEARLHSMAYAYRDHRNRKRDMRRTWIIRINAAARAHGLSYSKFMAGLAGAGIEIDRKMLADLAVRDSAAFTKLAELAAPKSN from the coding sequence ATGACCAGAGTCAAGGGCGGACCGCAAGCGCGACGCCGCCATAACCGGGTACTGAAAGCCACCAAGGGCCAGCAAGGCGCGCGCCATCGCCTGATCCGCCGCGCCAACGAGGCGCGCCTGCACTCGATGGCGTACGCTTACCGCGACCATCGCAACCGCAAGCGCGACATGCGCCGCACGTGGATTATCCGCATCAACGCGGCGGCGCGCGCCCACGGCCTGTCGTACAGCAAGTTCATGGCCGGGTTGGCCGGCGCCGGTATCGAGATCGACCGCAAGATGCTCGCCGATCTGGCCGTGCGCGATAGCGCGGCCTTCACCAAGCTGGCCGAGTTAGCCGCCCCCAAGTCGAACTAG
- a CDS encoding translation initiation factor IF-3, whose translation MSQPRSTGWSPRYGTPDRCSANRASANRVNRPVFDGIALLCYITSRYRRFPDPEDKLISSKNSRINEQIRVREVRLIDVDGKQLGVVPTREALEMARAKQVDLVEVAPNAAPPVCRLLDFGKFMYERTKKEREARKAHKVQELKELRFKPTTDEYHIGFKLKQARKYLSDGSKVKVSVLFRGRSITHPEVGKRLLELVVEKLGSDAALEQPPKMEGRSLQMVLAPPPNTGKTKPAEKAAAPAKVPQASA comes from the coding sequence ATGAGCCAGCCGAGATCGACCGGCTGGTCGCCTCGGTACGGCACGCCAGACAGGTGTTCGGCGAATAGGGCGTCAGCAAACCGGGTCAACCGGCCCGTTTTTGACGGTATCGCCCTCTTGTGTTATATTACCAGCCGCTATCGGCGCTTTCCAGACCCGGAGGATAAGCTTATCAGTAGCAAGAACTCGCGAATTAACGAGCAGATCCGTGTACGCGAAGTCCGTTTGATCGACGTAGACGGCAAGCAGTTGGGTGTCGTGCCCACGCGCGAAGCGCTTGAAATGGCGCGCGCAAAGCAGGTGGATCTGGTCGAAGTCGCGCCCAACGCGGCGCCTCCGGTCTGCCGCCTCCTTGACTTCGGGAAGTTCATGTATGAACGGACGAAGAAGGAGCGCGAAGCCCGCAAAGCGCACAAAGTGCAGGAGCTAAAAGAACTGCGCTTCAAGCCGACGACCGACGAGTATCACATTGGCTTCAAGCTCAAGCAGGCGCGCAAATACCTGTCGGACGGCTCCAAAGTCAAGGTGAGCGTGTTGTTCCGGGGCCGCTCGATCACGCACCCGGAAGTCGGCAAGCGGCTGTTGGAACTGGTGGTGGAGAAGCTCGGCAGCGATGCGGCGCTGGAGCAGCCGCCGAAGATGGAAGGGCGGTCGCTGCAGATGGTGCTGGCGCCGCCGCCCAATACCGGGAAGACCAAGCCCGCGGAGAAGGCCGCTGCGCCGGCCAAGGTTCCGCAGGCATCAGCGTAG